A genomic region of Myxococcales bacterium contains the following coding sequences:
- the eno gene encoding phosphopyruvate hydratase, which translates to MAKITRILAREILDSRGNPTVEVDLWTDTGVMARAAVPSGASTGVHEALELRDGDKGRYLGKGVLKAVNNVNEIIAKAVVGQSVSDQAALDKLMIDLDGTPNKGNLGANAILGVSLAAARAAAQVAGVPLYQSIAHSDSATLLPVPMMNILNGGAHAANNVDVQEFMIVPAGAPCYREALRYGAEVFHTLKKVLTEKGYATGVGDEGGFAPNCTSNEEALQLVVKAIEKAGYKPGVDVFIALDVAASGMFEDGAYSLPAEKMLKVSAADVINLYKGWIAKYPIISIEDGLAEDDWAGWKQLTVELGHKVQLVGDDLFVTNPTRLKRGIDEKITNSILIKLNQIGTLTETLDVINMAREAGFTQVVSHRSGETSDTFLATLAVACSTGQLKTGSASRSERLAKYNELLRIEEELGSQARWIGKNVFPR; encoded by the coding sequence ATGGCGAAAATCACCCGCATCCTCGCGCGCGAAATTCTCGACAGCCGCGGCAACCCCACCGTGGAGGTGGATCTCTGGACCGACACCGGCGTCATGGCTCGCGCGGCCGTTCCGTCCGGCGCCAGCACGGGCGTTCACGAAGCGCTCGAACTGCGTGACGGCGACAAAGGCCGTTACCTGGGCAAAGGCGTACTCAAGGCGGTCAACAACGTCAACGAAATCATCGCCAAGGCGGTCGTCGGCCAATCGGTGTCCGACCAGGCCGCGCTCGACAAATTGATGATCGACCTCGACGGCACCCCGAACAAAGGCAATCTCGGCGCCAACGCCATTCTCGGCGTGTCGCTGGCGGCGGCCCGGGCGGCGGCGCAAGTGGCCGGCGTGCCGCTCTACCAGTCGATCGCCCATTCCGACAGCGCGACCTTGCTGCCGGTGCCGATGATGAACATCCTCAACGGCGGCGCCCACGCGGCGAACAACGTCGACGTGCAGGAATTCATGATCGTGCCGGCCGGCGCGCCCTGCTACCGCGAGGCGCTGCGCTACGGCGCCGAGGTGTTCCACACCCTGAAAAAAGTGCTGACCGAAAAGGGTTACGCGACGGGCGTCGGCGACGAAGGCGGCTTCGCGCCCAATTGCACCTCGAACGAAGAGGCGCTGCAGCTCGTGGTGAAGGCGATCGAAAAGGCGGGGTACAAACCCGGTGTCGATGTCTTCATCGCCCTGGACGTGGCGGCCAGTGGCATGTTCGAGGACGGCGCCTATTCGCTGCCGGCCGAAAAGATGCTGAAGGTTTCGGCGGCCGACGTCATCAACCTGTACAAGGGTTGGATCGCCAAGTACCCGATCATCTCGATCGAGGACGGCCTGGCCGAGGACGATTGGGCCGGTTGGAAACAACTGACCGTCGAACTGGGTCATAAGGTGCAACTGGTCGGCGACGATCTGTTCGTCACCAACCCGACCCGTCTGAAGCGCGGCATCGACGAAAAGATCACCAATTCCATCCTGATCAAACTCAATCAGATCGGCACGCTGACCGAGACGCTCGACGTCATCAACATGGCCCGCGAAGCCGGGTTCACCCAGGTCGTCAGCCACCGCAGCGGCGAAACCAGCGACACGTTCCTGGCGACCCTCGCCGTGGCGTGCAGCACCGGCCAACTCAAGACCGGCAGCGCCAGCCGCAGTGAACGCCTGGCCAAGTACAACGAACTGCTCCGGATCGAAGAAGAACTGGGTTCCCAGGCGCGGTGGATCGGCAAGAACGTCTTCCCGCGTTGA